The following coding sequences lie in one Caproicibacterium argilliputei genomic window:
- a CDS encoding phosphoenolpyruvate-utilizing N-terminal domain-containing protein — MRILQGTPASGGVAAGTACILPVRKKPAMQKQYAADPAQELVRLQKARACAKQEIEEIYRSACRRIGSRDSLIFQIHIIMLEDEGFQQAILDSIMQNRWTAEYAVWYNGNKLYRTFAEMEDEYMRARSEDMLDICHRLLKCLNRGCCMIPAVEDYLTEPAVLCLAHALPSEVVQSNQGRILGLVEQYGSSTSHSTLLARSMGLPAVTALGAAFRELQPGGELLVDGDEGRVYVNPSPEVRALFQKRIGGKTEP; from the coding sequence ATGCGGATTTTGCAGGGAACGCCGGCATCCGGCGGAGTTGCAGCTGGCACGGCGTGTATTCTGCCTGTGCGGAAAAAACCGGCAATGCAAAAGCAGTATGCCGCTGACCCCGCACAGGAGTTGGTACGCCTGCAGAAAGCGCGCGCCTGCGCCAAGCAGGAGATTGAGGAAATCTACCGCAGTGCCTGCCGCCGCATTGGCAGCCGGGACTCGCTGATTTTTCAAATTCACATCATTATGTTGGAGGATGAGGGCTTTCAGCAGGCGATTTTAGACAGCATTATGCAGAACCGCTGGACGGCGGAGTATGCCGTGTGGTACAACGGAAACAAGCTGTACCGCACCTTTGCTGAAATGGAAGATGAGTATATGCGCGCGCGCAGCGAGGATATGCTGGACATCTGCCACCGCCTGCTCAAGTGCCTGAACCGCGGCTGCTGCATGATTCCCGCCGTGGAGGATTACCTGACGGAGCCAGCGGTGCTTTGTTTGGCGCACGCGCTTCCCAGCGAGGTGGTGCAGTCGAACCAAGGTCGCATTCTGGGCTTGGTCGAGCAGTATGGCAGCTCCACTTCGCACAGCACCCTGTTGGCACGCAGCATGGGTCTGCCTGCGGTAACTGCATTGGGCGCGGCGTTTCGGGAGCTGCAGCCCGGCGGAGAATTGCTTGTGGACGGCGACGAGGGTCGGGTTTATGTGAACCCCTCTCCGGAAGTACGAGCGCTGTTTCAAAAGCGCATCGGCGGCAAAACCGAACCATAA
- a CDS encoding SpoIID/LytB domain-containing protein translates to MKGKGTLLVIFLILLLVLPCLALGKNGGTHGKSASAASAARTSGASSAVVSKGNASAASLSSPKTAGKTFRILDKTSGKVLSVDELDFLRGTVATEMSPDSPQEALKAQAVAAYTYYTRLRQQRRQKPESGLQGADFSCETGKWLIYVTNAQMQEKWKEDYEKFYANLAPAVESVYGKALYSGSSLIDATYYAISSGRTEDAANVWGAASPCLVPVASPGDVYASGYLTSVKLSSAQFQTAASTLGCSLSGDAAGWIGQISRTDSGTVTSMPLGGKPVTGNQARTAFGLRSANFTVTYAGGTFTFTVKGYGHGVGMSQTGAVSLAKQGETYTQILSWYYPGSTLRAV, encoded by the coding sequence ATGAAAGGAAAAGGAACCCTTTTGGTCATTTTTTTAATTCTGCTGCTCGTTTTGCCCTGCCTCGCGTTGGGGAAAAACGGCGGTACCCACGGCAAAAGCGCCTCTGCCGCAAGCGCGGCACGCACCTCCGGCGCATCTTCCGCGGTTGTGTCCAAAGGCAATGCTTCCGCAGCCAGTCTGTCGTCCCCAAAAACAGCCGGCAAAACGTTTCGCATTCTGGATAAAACCAGCGGTAAGGTGCTGTCCGTGGACGAGCTGGACTTTCTGCGCGGCACCGTTGCAACGGAAATGAGTCCGGACAGCCCGCAGGAGGCGTTGAAAGCGCAGGCAGTCGCCGCCTATACATATTACACCCGTCTGCGCCAGCAGCGCAGACAAAAACCCGAAAGCGGCCTGCAGGGCGCCGACTTTTCCTGTGAAACGGGTAAGTGGCTTATTTACGTCACCAATGCGCAGATGCAGGAGAAGTGGAAGGAAGACTATGAAAAATTTTATGCCAACCTCGCACCGGCAGTCGAAAGCGTTTATGGAAAAGCGCTGTACAGCGGCAGCAGTCTGATTGACGCAACCTACTATGCCATCAGCAGCGGTCGGACAGAAGATGCCGCCAACGTATGGGGAGCGGCGTCGCCCTGCCTGGTTCCGGTCGCCAGTCCCGGCGATGTTTACGCATCCGGCTACCTTACCTCCGTAAAGCTGAGCAGCGCGCAGTTCCAAACCGCCGCATCCACGCTTGGCTGTTCCCTTTCCGGCGATGCCGCCGGTTGGATCGGACAGATTTCCCGCACCGACTCCGGTACAGTTACTTCCATGCCGCTCGGCGGCAAACCTGTCACCGGCAACCAAGCCCGCACGGCGTTTGGCCTGCGTTCCGCGAACTTCACGGTAACCTACGCCGGCGGCACCTTCACCTTTACTGTAAAAGGCTACGGCCATGGGGTTGGCATGAGCCAGACCGGCGCTGTTTCGCTTGCAAAGCAAGGGGAAACCTATACGCAGATTCTCTCCTGGTACTATCCGGGTTCTACCCTGCGCGCGGTGTAA
- a CDS encoding peptide ABC transporter substrate-binding protein produces MKIKFTAMLLAAALTAGMLTSCGESAPGTVSTAPSSTASSKASTAKTVSSAASSQPADRAYASQTALDVSIGPEPQSLDPAYSTGADTDAYCAATFEGLYKIDESGNVVLGQAEKAVSSKDKKTWTFTLRQDAKWSDGKSVTANDFVYAWQRNILLQNAEKKELFAYIQNGTAILNGTQTDVKALGVTAKDAHTLQVTLAAPCDFFSQLLVQPIFMPLREDVVSKQNWSRSPDTFVCNGPMKLTQWNIKSNITFERSTTYYNQAAVKAQKLNCTLAEDDNSRLSAYDNNECEFAYPLPVQYYARIRERGDLNAAQTATTVCLQFNTKNAALSDVQVRKALSLAIDRDALAVSTTGMRFTAASAFVPTGFADAGGKGDFRTKGGSFYEVTAETYPESAQRAETLLEQAGYANGKGFPEVTITVPISTLYSTVANAVAGMWKAKLGINCKVEQQPYSTYLDNCRKGNVQVTLGSLTAAYRDPAAILDKFTSGSGCNITGWSDSAFTKQMEKSYQSSTASAARFQALHAAETRLVEEAPATPLFYMPTISLRNPKVNGIFTAKNGITYFAYANTFSG; encoded by the coding sequence ATGAAAATAAAATTTACAGCCATGCTTTTGGCTGCTGCATTGACGGCCGGTATGCTGACTTCCTGCGGCGAGTCGGCGCCCGGTACAGTTTCCACCGCACCGTCTTCGACGGCGTCATCGAAAGCGTCCACTGCGAAAACGGTGTCTTCGGCGGCTTCCAGCCAGCCGGCGGACCGTGCATATGCATCGCAGACGGCGCTGGATGTCAGCATCGGGCCGGAGCCGCAGTCGCTGGACCCCGCATACAGCACCGGCGCGGACACGGATGCTTACTGTGCCGCCACATTTGAGGGCCTGTACAAAATTGATGAAAGCGGCAACGTCGTACTGGGACAGGCAGAAAAGGCGGTTAGTTCTAAAGACAAAAAGACCTGGACGTTCACCCTTCGGCAGGACGCCAAGTGGTCAGACGGAAAGTCTGTAACGGCAAATGATTTCGTGTATGCATGGCAGCGCAATATTTTGCTGCAGAATGCGGAAAAAAAAGAATTATTTGCATATATACAAAATGGCACCGCCATACTGAATGGTACCCAAACGGACGTTAAGGCGCTCGGCGTGACTGCGAAAGATGCGCATACCCTGCAGGTGACGCTTGCCGCACCGTGTGATTTTTTCTCACAGCTTTTGGTACAGCCGATTTTTATGCCCTTGCGCGAGGACGTGGTGAGCAAGCAGAACTGGTCGCGCAGTCCGGACACATTCGTGTGTAACGGCCCCATGAAGCTGACGCAGTGGAACATCAAGTCCAACATCACGTTTGAACGCAGTACGACGTACTACAATCAAGCGGCGGTGAAGGCGCAGAAGCTCAACTGCACGCTGGCAGAGGACGACAATTCCCGCCTTTCTGCGTATGACAACAACGAGTGCGAATTTGCGTATCCGCTGCCGGTGCAGTATTATGCGCGGATTCGCGAGCGCGGGGACTTGAATGCGGCACAGACAGCCACAACGGTCTGCCTGCAGTTCAACACGAAAAACGCGGCGCTGTCCGATGTGCAGGTGCGCAAGGCGCTTTCTTTGGCAATTGACCGGGATGCGCTTGCGGTTTCCACAACCGGAATGCGCTTCACGGCGGCTTCCGCGTTTGTGCCGACAGGCTTCGCGGATGCCGGCGGCAAAGGTGACTTCCGCACCAAAGGCGGTTCCTTTTACGAGGTCACCGCAGAAACATATCCGGAAAGCGCGCAGCGCGCCGAAACACTGCTGGAGCAGGCAGGCTATGCAAACGGCAAGGGCTTTCCGGAGGTGACGATCACCGTTCCCATTTCCACGTTGTACAGTACCGTCGCCAATGCCGTGGCAGGAATGTGGAAAGCAAAGCTAGGCATCAACTGCAAGGTGGAGCAGCAGCCGTACAGTACCTATTTGGACAACTGCCGCAAAGGCAATGTGCAGGTTACCCTCGGCAGTTTGACGGCCGCTTACCGTGACCCTGCGGCAATTCTTGACAAGTTCACATCGGGAAGCGGCTGCAACATCACTGGCTGGAGCGATTCCGCTTTTACAAAGCAGATGGAAAAGTCTTATCAAAGCAGCACAGCAAGCGCAGCACGTTTTCAGGCGCTGCACGCGGCGGAAACACGCTTGGTAGAGGAGGCGCCCGCCACACCACTTTTCTATATGCCGACCATCAGCCTGCGCAATCCGAAGGTAAACGGCATTTTCACAGCCAAGAACGGCATTACCTACTTTGCCTATGCGAATACCTTCAGCGGCTGA